The following are encoded together in the Methylomonas methanica MC09 genome:
- the alaS gene encoding alanine--tRNA ligase encodes MKKMTSAELRAAFLEFFRQHGHAVRPSSSLVPGNDPTLLFTNAGMVQFKDVFLGREKTDFTRAATSQRCVRAGGKHNDLENVGYTARHHTFFEMLGNFSFGDYFKKEAIHYAWDFLTKELGIPAERLWVTVFNEDSEAEAIWLEDVKVDPNRFSRIGAKDNFWSMGDVGPCGPCTEIFYDHGEHVAGGPPGSPDEDGDRYIEVWNLVFMQYDRDKDGNLTPLPAPSVDTGMGLERIAAVLQGVHSNYEIDLFQNLLKVAAKLAGTTDLNNSSLRVIADHIRSCAFMVADGVLPSNEGRGYVLRRIIRRAIRHGYRLGIREVFFYQLVAPLVTEMGQAYPELAKAQEQVERVLKKEEERFAETLEQGMKILEACVAKLDGHVIPGDVVFQLYDTYGFPVDLTADFARENNLSVDHHGFEIEMSAQRDRARAGGTFAADYDQDIKHDSDTEFTGYYTLNGSVEIIGLYKKGQPVDSLEAGDEGVVILDQTPFYAESGGQVGDTGLIECGGAVFEVHDTQKQGGKLFLHKGKVLQGVIASGQACEVSVDAETRKATERNHSATHLLHAALRTTLGEHVAQKGSQVNAERLRFDFSHFEPMTAAEIAMIEDMVNEQIRLNNPVAAEVMAKDDAMKAGAMALFGEKYGDEVRVLKIGEFSTELCGGTHVDRAGDIGLFKIVGETGVAAGVRRLEAVTGKAALEWIEQRENALQNIASLLKTSPDKAADKVQQLVEKNRTLEKELEKLQAKLASSAGDEMTGQAIDVNGVKVLAVKVEDVDPKALRDLADQLKNKLGTAALVLAVVNGDKVSLIASVSKDTMDKVKAGELVNFVATQVGGKGGGRPDMAQAGGNEPANLAAALAAVPEWVRERLG; translated from the coding sequence ATGAAAAAAATGACCAGCGCCGAATTGCGGGCCGCCTTTTTGGAATTTTTCCGCCAACACGGCCATGCCGTGCGTCCTTCCAGCTCTTTGGTTCCGGGTAACGATCCGACCTTGCTGTTTACCAATGCCGGGATGGTGCAGTTTAAAGACGTATTCTTGGGCCGAGAAAAAACCGATTTTACCCGTGCCGCCACCAGCCAACGCTGTGTGCGGGCCGGCGGCAAGCATAACGACTTGGAAAACGTCGGTTATACCGCCCGCCATCATACTTTTTTCGAAATGCTGGGTAATTTCAGCTTCGGTGATTATTTCAAAAAAGAGGCTATTCATTACGCCTGGGATTTTTTGACCAAGGAGCTGGGCATTCCGGCGGAACGCCTATGGGTGACGGTGTTTAACGAGGATTCGGAAGCCGAAGCTATCTGGCTGGAAGATGTCAAAGTCGACCCCAACCGCTTTTCCCGCATCGGTGCCAAAGACAATTTCTGGTCCATGGGCGATGTCGGTCCTTGCGGCCCTTGTACCGAGATTTTCTACGATCACGGCGAACACGTGGCCGGTGGCCCTCCCGGCAGTCCGGACGAGGATGGTGACCGTTATATCGAGGTCTGGAACCTGGTATTCATGCAATACGACCGCGACAAGGACGGTAATCTGACGCCGTTGCCGGCACCCTCGGTTGATACCGGCATGGGTCTGGAGCGGATTGCCGCGGTGCTGCAGGGTGTGCACAGCAACTACGAAATCGATTTATTCCAAAACCTGTTAAAAGTCGCCGCCAAACTGGCCGGCACCACTGACTTAAACAATAGCTCGCTGCGGGTGATTGCCGACCATATCCGTTCCTGCGCCTTCATGGTGGCCGACGGCGTGTTGCCGTCCAACGAAGGCCGCGGCTATGTGTTGCGCCGTATTATTCGCAGGGCCATTCGCCATGGTTACCGTTTAGGCATTCGTGAAGTATTTTTCTATCAACTGGTTGCGCCTTTAGTAACCGAGATGGGTCAAGCCTATCCGGAATTGGCCAAGGCCCAGGAGCAGGTGGAAAGGGTACTGAAAAAAGAAGAAGAACGCTTTGCGGAAACCCTGGAACAAGGCATGAAAATTCTGGAGGCCTGCGTGGCCAAACTGGATGGTCATGTGATTCCCGGTGATGTGGTGTTCCAATTGTATGACACCTACGGCTTTCCGGTGGATTTGACCGCCGACTTTGCCCGCGAAAACAATCTCAGCGTCGACCACCACGGTTTCGAAATAGAAATGAGCGCGCAGCGCGACCGCGCCCGCGCGGGCGGTACTTTCGCAGCCGATTACGACCAGGACATCAAACACGACAGCGATACCGAATTTACCGGTTACTACACGCTCAACGGTTCGGTGGAAATCATCGGCCTGTATAAAAAAGGCCAGCCTGTTGACAGTCTGGAGGCCGGCGACGAAGGGGTGGTGATTTTGGATCAAACGCCGTTTTATGCCGAGTCGGGCGGCCAAGTCGGCGACACCGGCTTGATCGAATGCGGCGGTGCGGTGTTTGAAGTGCACGACACCCAAAAGCAGGGCGGCAAACTGTTTTTGCATAAAGGCAAAGTGTTGCAAGGCGTCATCGCCAGCGGCCAAGCCTGCGAAGTCAGCGTGGATGCAGAGACCCGCAAAGCCACCGAGCGCAATCATTCCGCTACCCATCTATTGCATGCGGCCTTGCGTACCACCTTGGGAGAACATGTGGCGCAGAAGGGTTCGCAGGTCAATGCCGAGCGCTTGCGTTTCGACTTCTCGCATTTCGAGCCTATGACGGCGGCGGAAATCGCCATGATCGAGGACATGGTCAACGAACAGATTCGCTTGAATAACCCGGTGGCGGCGGAAGTGATGGCGAAAGACGACGCCATGAAAGCCGGCGCCATGGCCTTGTTCGGCGAAAAATACGGCGACGAAGTGCGGGTATTGAAAATAGGCGAATTTTCCACCGAACTGTGCGGCGGTACGCACGTGGATCGGGCCGGCGACATCGGCTTGTTCAAAATCGTCGGCGAAACCGGCGTGGCTGCAGGCGTTCGCCGACTGGAGGCTGTGACCGGCAAAGCCGCTTTGGAATGGATAGAACAACGCGAAAACGCGTTGCAAAACATCGCCAGCCTGCTAAAAACCTCACCAGATAAAGCGGCGGACAAAGTCCAGCAACTGGTGGAAAAAAACCGTACGTTGGAAAAAGAGCTGGAAAAACTGCAAGCCAAACTGGCCAGTTCGGCCGGCGACGAAATGACCGGTCAGGCTATCGATGTGAACGGTGTGAAAGTATTGGCGGTCAAAGTGGAAGACGTCGATCCCAAAGCCTTGCGCGATTTGGCCGATCAACTCAAAAACAAACTGGGTACCGCCGCTTTGGTATTGGCGGTGGTCAACGGCGACAAAGTCAGTCTGATTGCCAGCGTTTCCAAGGACACCATGGACAAGGTCAAGGCAGGCGAACTGGTCAACTTCGTTGCCACCCAAGTCGGCGGCAAAGGCGGCGGCCGGCCGGACATGGCGCAAGCCGGTGGCAACGAACCCGCCAATTTAGCGGCTGCTTTGGCGGCCGTGCCGGAGTGGGTGCGGGAACGATTGGGTTAA
- a CDS encoding phosphomannomutase yields the protein MTSINIQQMMADSGVAFGTSGARGLVSQMTGEVCAAYTLAFLQGLLLAKPGQKVALGMDLRPSSPSIVQACAAAIKQAGCETIFCGALPTPALAFYAMSRHMPAIVVTGSHIPFDRNGIKFYRAEGEISKADEAAITQAVVDVAGFGEDKMPAVDSGALELYKQRYTDLFEPDLLTGCRIGIYEHSSVARDCLRDILSALGAEVISLARTDTFVPIDTEAVSETDRQRGLDWATAHALDAIISTDGDGDRPLIADETGNWLRGDIVGLLCAQFLGADTVVTPVSCNTAIEASGAFNRVIRTRIGSPYVIAGMEQAEAEGSPSVAGFEANGGFLAGHGLKVAEHSLAALPTRDAVLPALVLLAMAKRQHCKLSALTANLPQRYTASDRLQDFPTANSQALLAQLQQDDTACASLWGKALGLVAQRDLTDGLRLTFANGEIIHLRPSGNAPELRCYAESDTMLRAQDLVNLTLQSISSRYAA from the coding sequence ATGACATCAATCAACATTCAACAAATGATGGCCGACAGCGGCGTGGCGTTCGGCACCAGCGGCGCGCGCGGACTGGTCAGCCAAATGACGGGCGAAGTTTGCGCGGCTTACACACTGGCATTTTTACAAGGTTTGCTGCTGGCAAAACCGGGCCAAAAAGTCGCCCTGGGCATGGACTTGCGCCCGTCCAGCCCGAGCATCGTCCAGGCCTGCGCCGCGGCGATCAAACAAGCCGGCTGCGAAACGATTTTTTGCGGCGCCCTGCCGACCCCGGCCCTGGCTTTTTACGCGATGTCGCGACATATGCCGGCCATCGTGGTGACCGGCAGTCACATTCCCTTCGACCGTAACGGTATCAAGTTCTACCGGGCCGAAGGCGAAATCAGCAAAGCCGACGAGGCCGCCATTACACAAGCCGTGGTCGACGTCGCCGGCTTTGGCGAAGATAAGATGCCGGCGGTTGATTCCGGGGCTCTGGAATTATACAAGCAGCGTTATACCGACCTGTTCGAGCCGGATTTACTGACCGGCTGTCGGATCGGCATTTACGAACATTCCAGCGTGGCGCGGGATTGTTTGCGCGATATTTTGTCTGCGTTGGGTGCCGAGGTGATTAGCTTGGCCCGAACCGATACCTTCGTACCTATCGATACCGAAGCCGTCAGCGAGACGGACCGCCAACGCGGGTTGGACTGGGCCACGGCGCATGCCCTTGATGCCATCATTTCCACCGACGGCGATGGCGACCGGCCGCTGATTGCCGATGAAACCGGTAACTGGCTGCGCGGCGATATTGTCGGTTTGCTGTGCGCCCAATTCCTGGGTGCGGACACAGTCGTCACGCCGGTGAGTTGCAACACCGCCATCGAAGCGTCCGGGGCATTCAATCGGGTGATTCGCACCCGCATAGGCTCGCCGTATGTGATCGCCGGCATGGAACAGGCCGAAGCCGAAGGCAGCCCCAGTGTGGCCGGTTTTGAAGCCAACGGCGGCTTTTTGGCCGGCCACGGCTTAAAGGTTGCCGAGCACAGCCTGGCCGCACTGCCCACCCGGGATGCCGTGTTACCGGCCTTGGTGTTATTGGCCATGGCGAAACGGCAGCATTGCAAATTATCGGCCTTAACCGCCAACCTGCCTCAACGCTACACCGCCAGCGACCGGCTGCAGGACTTTCCGACGGCCAATAGCCAAGCCTTACTGGCGCAGTTGCAACAGGACGATACCGCGTGCGCAAGTCTATGGGGTAAGGCATTGGGCTTGGTCGCACAGCGCGATTTAACTGACGGCTTGCGTTTGACGTTCGCTAACGGCGAAATCATTCATTTACGCCCCTCCGGCAATGCACCAGAGCTACGTTGCTATGCGGAAAGCGATACCATGTTACGGGCACAGGATCTGGTAAACCTGACGCTGCAAAGCATTTCCAGCCGATACGCCGCTTAA
- a CDS encoding VIT domain-containing protein, producing MYRISLFITAGILVTLLSTARAEPGCDDCQPSLAPRLWIPDGDPALDQLPLKDSRAEVRINGPIAQVTVTQHYRNAGTRPINARYVFPGSTRAAVHGLTMKIGERLVEAKIKEKAEAKQIFEQAKTAGKRAALLEQQRPNVFMMDTANLMPGDDIELVLTYSELLVPEQGIYEFVYPTVVGPRYGSDPFQVAADAAWFANPYAANRQDGGNPAATQTSIQVSLDSPIPVQDLISTQHKIQTDWHDAQSADISLDPAETLAGNRDFILRFRLQDQQILSGLLTYSQDDENYFLTMAQPPARVQAGQIMRREYLFILDVSGSMHGFPLDTAKSLMQQLLNDLKPHESFNILFFSGGSNILSPTPLPATPANVQQALATMQNYRGGGGTELIAALESAYSMPRDADTARSIVVVTDGYVGVEREAYDLIGKNLHNTNLFAFGIGSSVNRYLIESMAKAGAGEPFVVTEQNQVAEVGNRFRRYVEAPLLSNIRLQGEGVELYDLEPADIPLMLAERPIVVFGKYRNAGDSAGLVLSGTAASDSYRVELPLRDAQHHNRAELLPILWARHRLMRLSDWAGGQVESNRSAIVELALKYSLLSRYTSFVAVDETVANSSGTAKNLQQPLPLPQGVEITALASRAMPEPELSLLLALLAAVSGIRYLFRNRSHACR from the coding sequence ATGTACCGCATCAGTTTATTCATCACGGCCGGCATTTTGGTAACCCTGCTATCGACCGCCCGCGCGGAACCGGGATGCGACGATTGCCAGCCCAGTTTGGCGCCGCGCCTGTGGATACCGGACGGCGATCCCGCCCTGGACCAACTTCCGCTGAAGGACAGCCGCGCCGAGGTACGCATCAACGGGCCGATCGCTCAAGTCACCGTAACGCAACATTACCGGAATGCCGGCACCCGCCCCATCAACGCCCGCTATGTATTTCCGGGCTCGACCCGGGCGGCGGTGCATGGCTTGACGATGAAAATCGGCGAGCGACTGGTCGAGGCCAAAATCAAGGAAAAGGCCGAAGCCAAGCAGATTTTCGAACAAGCCAAAACTGCGGGCAAGCGGGCGGCCTTGTTGGAACAACAACGGCCGAATGTATTCATGATGGACACCGCCAATCTGATGCCGGGCGACGATATCGAACTGGTATTGACGTACAGCGAATTGTTGGTGCCGGAGCAAGGCATTTATGAGTTCGTCTATCCGACCGTGGTTGGCCCACGCTACGGCAGCGACCCGTTCCAAGTGGCCGCCGACGCCGCCTGGTTTGCCAACCCCTATGCCGCCAATCGCCAGGACGGCGGCAATCCGGCCGCGACGCAAACGTCCATTCAGGTATCCTTGGACAGCCCTATTCCGGTACAGGATTTGATCTCAACGCAACATAAGATTCAAACCGACTGGCACGACGCCCAATCCGCCGATATAAGCCTGGATCCCGCCGAAACCTTGGCCGGCAACCGCGACTTTATTTTGCGTTTTCGTTTGCAGGACCAGCAAATTCTCTCCGGCCTGCTGACCTACAGCCAAGACGATGAAAACTATTTTCTGACCATGGCGCAACCGCCGGCCCGGGTGCAAGCCGGGCAAATCATGCGCCGCGAATATCTGTTCATATTGGATGTGTCGGGGTCCATGCACGGCTTTCCGCTGGATACCGCCAAATCCTTGATGCAGCAACTATTGAACGACCTAAAGCCGCACGAGTCGTTTAACATTTTGTTCTTTTCCGGCGGTTCCAATATTCTATCGCCAACGCCCTTGCCTGCCACGCCGGCCAATGTTCAGCAAGCCTTGGCTACCATGCAAAATTATCGGGGCGGCGGCGGTACCGAATTGATAGCCGCACTGGAATCGGCCTATTCGATGCCGCGCGATGCCGACACGGCGCGCAGCATCGTGGTGGTAACCGACGGCTACGTCGGCGTGGAACGCGAGGCTTACGATTTAATCGGCAAAAATCTGCATAACACCAATCTGTTTGCCTTCGGCATCGGCAGCTCGGTAAACCGCTACTTGATCGAAAGCATGGCCAAAGCCGGTGCCGGCGAACCGTTTGTCGTGACCGAACAAAATCAGGTGGCAGAGGTCGGCAACCGCTTCCGCCGTTACGTGGAGGCGCCGCTGTTGAGCAATATCCGCTTGCAAGGCGAAGGCGTCGAATTATACGATCTGGAACCGGCCGATATTCCGCTGATGCTGGCGGAACGGCCGATAGTGGTATTCGGCAAATACCGCAATGCCGGCGACTCGGCCGGCTTGGTGTTATCCGGGACCGCTGCCAGCGATAGCTACCGGGTGGAACTGCCTTTGCGCGACGCCCAACATCACAACCGTGCCGAACTGTTACCGATATTATGGGCTCGTCACCGCTTGATGCGCTTGTCGGATTGGGCCGGCGGCCAAGTCGAATCCAACCGCTCCGCCATCGTCGAATTGGCGCTGAAATATTCGCTGCTCAGCCGTTATACCTCGTTTGTGGCGGTGGACGAAACGGTTGCCAATAGCTCCGGCACGGCAAAAAACCTGCAGCAACCCTTGCCGCTGCCGCAAGGTGTCGAAATAACCGCATTGGCGTCCCGAGCCATGCCGGAACCGGAACTGAGCCTGCTGCTGGCGTTATTGGCAGCCGTGTCCGGCATTCGTTACCTGTTTCGGAACCGCAGCCATGCTTGCCGCTAA
- a CDS encoding HepT-like ribonuclease domain-containing protein translates to MRRDPRVFLWDAHSAAEAILEFVAGKTLADYSSDRLLRSAVERQFEIIGEALNQLCKIEPAWAERIPDLPALHETLANLLND, encoded by the coding sequence ATGCGGCGTGATCCTCGGGTCTTTCTCTGGGATGCCCATTCCGCTGCTGAAGCCATTCTGGAATTTGTTGCCGGCAAAACTCTTGCAGATTACAGTTCGGACCGTTTATTGCGCTCCGCTGTGGAGCGACAGTTTGAGATAATTGGCGAAGCTTTAAATCAGTTGTGCAAAATTGAACCTGCTTGGGCCGAGCGCATTCCGGATTTGCCGGCATTGCACGAAACGCTGGCGAATTTGTTAAATGATTGA
- a CDS encoding helicase HerA-like domain-containing protein, which produces MTEPLLIAKSPAGDCCILPAMANRHGLIAGATGTGKTVTLQTLAESFADIGVPVFMADVKGDLSGICREGGGNNKVETRARQLGLKDFVYRGAPTMFWDVFGEKGHPLRSTISEMGPLLLSRMLNLNDTQAGVLTAAFKIADDNGWLLLDLKDLRAMLQFASDNASALRGEYGSISAASVGAIQRGLLQLEHEGGEKLFGEPALDFNDLLQTENGQGVINILAADTLSNSPRVYATLLLWLLSELFENLPEAGDLDKPKLVFFFDEAHLLFNDAPPALLQKIEQVVRLIRSKAVGVYFVSQNPLDIPDVILGQLGNRVQHALRAFTPRDQKAVKAAAETFRSNPGLDVATAITELGVGEALVSFLDEKGTPLPVERALIKPPCSRIGPVSDNERRLAVEKSLIYGHYEKQIDRESAYEILKGRAEQVAAPARKSTASRQAATDNGFGLADILLGSTGPRGGRRQGVLESAAKSAASTIGREVGRQLIRGVLGSLLGGGRKR; this is translated from the coding sequence ATGACTGAGCCGCTGCTTATCGCCAAATCGCCCGCCGGCGACTGTTGCATTTTGCCCGCCATGGCTAACCGCCACGGCCTGATCGCCGGCGCCACGGGTACCGGCAAAACCGTCACGCTGCAAACCCTGGCGGAAAGTTTTGCCGATATCGGCGTGCCGGTGTTTATGGCCGATGTCAAAGGCGATTTATCCGGCATCTGCCGGGAAGGCGGCGGTAACAACAAAGTTGAAACGCGGGCCAGACAACTGGGCCTGAAAGATTTTGTTTATCGCGGTGCACCGACTATGTTTTGGGATGTATTCGGCGAAAAAGGCCATCCCTTACGTTCCACTATCTCGGAAATGGGGCCGTTACTGCTGTCGCGCATGTTGAATCTCAACGACACCCAAGCCGGCGTGTTAACGGCGGCCTTTAAAATCGCCGACGATAACGGCTGGCTGTTGCTGGATTTAAAGGATTTACGGGCCATGCTGCAATTCGCCTCGGACAACGCCTCCGCGCTACGCGGCGAATACGGCAGCATTTCCGCTGCCAGCGTCGGCGCCATTCAACGCGGTTTGCTGCAACTGGAACACGAGGGCGGCGAAAAGCTGTTCGGCGAGCCGGCCCTAGATTTTAACGATTTACTGCAAACCGAGAATGGCCAAGGCGTGATCAATATTCTGGCGGCCGACACGCTGTCCAACTCGCCGCGCGTCTACGCCACGCTGTTGTTGTGGCTATTGTCCGAACTGTTCGAGAATCTGCCGGAAGCCGGCGATCTGGACAAACCCAAGCTGGTATTCTTTTTCGACGAAGCGCATTTATTGTTTAACGACGCACCGCCGGCCTTGCTGCAAAAAATCGAACAAGTGGTGCGGCTGATTCGTTCCAAGGCGGTCGGCGTGTATTTCGTCAGCCAGAATCCACTGGATATTCCGGATGTAATCCTCGGCCAACTCGGTAACCGGGTGCAACACGCCTTGCGCGCTTTTACCCCGCGCGATCAGAAAGCCGTCAAAGCCGCCGCGGAAACGTTCAGAAGCAATCCGGGACTGGACGTGGCGACAGCCATTACCGAACTGGGGGTCGGCGAAGCGCTGGTATCGTTTCTGGATGAAAAAGGCACGCCGCTGCCGGTGGAACGCGCGTTGATCAAACCGCCCTGTTCCCGCATCGGCCCGGTTAGCGACAACGAGCGCCGACTAGCCGTCGAAAAGTCGCTGATATACGGCCATTACGAAAAACAGATCGATAGAGAGTCGGCTTACGAAATTCTGAAAGGCCGCGCCGAACAAGTTGCCGCTCCGGCACGAAAATCAACCGCAAGCCGGCAGGCCGCAACCGACAACGGCTTCGGTTTGGCCGATATCTTGTTGGGCAGCACCGGCCCGCGCGGTGGCAGGCGCCAAGGGGTACTGGAATCCGCCGCCAAAAGCGCCGCCAGCACCATCGGCCGGGAAGTGGGCCGGCAATTGATACGCGGCGTCTTGGGCTCCCTGCTGGGCGGCGGACGCAAACGTTAA
- the xrtK gene encoding exosortase K: protein MLAANSQVRNEMFRRGLLATALVMALKQFYSVATAAQLQWQLYPLVLALELCSDLHFQATNDYEWRDALHGVDLVKSCAGINFLLISLLGYLWLWRDKPSGLRLTLRALLCAWFTALGANTLRIFLSIGWQANLAGHAGLSDDESHRCIGIAVYFVCLWLQLTGFRLHKVRRMAVAAMAIYLSIALLLPLLRACLLGLALPTNQHMLWVVGFPAFLVALSHSRPLWRTLLTRPLNTLNSSFPQRRESIASTAARPGKQSASERRPSSPWKP from the coding sequence ATGCTTGCCGCTAACAGCCAGGTTCGCAACGAAATGTTCCGGCGCGGGCTACTGGCAACGGCGCTGGTAATGGCACTAAAGCAGTTTTATAGCGTGGCGACCGCCGCGCAACTGCAATGGCAGCTGTATCCGTTGGTATTGGCGCTGGAGCTATGCAGCGACCTGCATTTCCAAGCGACAAACGACTATGAATGGCGGGATGCTTTGCATGGTGTCGACCTTGTCAAATCCTGCGCCGGGATCAACTTTTTACTGATCTCGCTGTTGGGTTATCTGTGGTTATGGCGCGATAAACCGTCCGGCCTGCGACTAACCCTTCGCGCGCTGCTGTGCGCCTGGTTTACAGCTTTAGGCGCCAACACCTTGCGCATTTTTCTGAGTATCGGCTGGCAAGCCAACCTGGCCGGCCACGCCGGACTATCGGACGACGAAAGCCATCGCTGCATCGGCATTGCGGTTTACTTTGTCTGTCTGTGGCTGCAGCTAACCGGGTTTCGTTTGCATAAAGTCAGACGGATGGCAGTGGCGGCGATGGCGATATATCTGAGCATCGCCTTATTGCTGCCTTTGCTTCGGGCCTGCTTGCTGGGATTGGCGCTGCCGACCAACCAACACATGCTTTGGGTGGTTGGGTTTCCGGCCTTTTTGGTAGCCCTAAGCCATTCCCGGCCGCTCTGGCGGACATTATTAACCCGGCCCTTAAATACCCTGAATTCGTCATTCCCGCAAAGGCGGGAATCCATTGCATCCACCGCTGCGAGGCCCGGAAAGCAAAGCGCTAGCGAGCGAAGGCCGAGTAGTCCCTGGAAGCCGTAG
- a CDS encoding bifunctional serine/threonine-protein kinase/formylglycine-generating enzyme family protein: MWKWCGIWGVFPSLLGYHCLDYIDTLLIMQDDKTAVQSPTLLPNGYRLEEFEILRVLGQGGFGTVYLARDHRLNQLRAIKEYEPGEIAVRVSGYSIQPKNSENFADSYREGLKNFITEAQLLASIDHPNIVRVYRCIEANNTAYIVMHYCEGETLEAWSVRQAGRPPEPQWVQHLLVQLLDGLQVVHAKGILHRDIKPSNIYLIDGYRPVLIDFGAARRVVSGTDTSLTSIVTVGFSPIEQYGDAADTNIRQGPWTDIYALGATLYKLITGSKPPEPHLLIMNGRTLSTANTSATRYPRIFLQSLDKALGVKPADRFQSAAEWRNALGGLPGIPRSAAATLRQILANPWLHRLAGVMVLAGAAFGGYSWNTWQRNESLPSDQAGAANLQSRLEELSQPASAQALVKPVSMPATDAAPKVQMRYAAGQSFRDCDECPELVVIPAGTFTMGSPVSELRRQDDEGPLHRVTFAQPFALGKFEITREDWRRFARAEGYRAEGCEEWRDGGWQRNMALNWDNPGFAQDEDEPATCLTWEDAAHYAKWLTAKTGQPYRLPSEAEWEYAARAGAIDAHYWGETDKAMCAYANAGSKVCDDRQAKTSAVGGFRPNAFGLYDMLGNVWEWTADCWHDSYDGAPTDGTAWLTRGDCGLRVLRGGSWLDAANITRFANRDKETPNTGASIHGFRLARNLTPAT; encoded by the coding sequence ATGTGGAAATGGTGTGGAATATGGGGCGTTTTTCCCAGCCTGTTGGGTTATCATTGCCTGGATTACATTGATACGCTATTGATTATGCAAGACGATAAAACTGCCGTACAGTCGCCGACATTGTTGCCAAACGGTTATCGATTGGAAGAATTCGAGATTTTGCGCGTGCTCGGGCAAGGCGGGTTCGGTACGGTCTATCTGGCACGCGACCACAGGCTCAATCAATTGCGGGCCATCAAGGAATACGAGCCTGGAGAGATCGCCGTGCGGGTTTCCGGCTACAGTATTCAGCCGAAGAATAGCGAAAATTTTGCCGATAGCTATCGGGAAGGCCTGAAGAATTTTATTACTGAAGCGCAGCTGTTGGCCTCTATCGATCACCCCAACATCGTGCGGGTTTATCGTTGTATCGAGGCCAACAATACCGCCTATATCGTCATGCATTATTGCGAAGGGGAAACGTTGGAGGCCTGGTCCGTGCGCCAAGCCGGCCGGCCTCCGGAACCCCAGTGGGTGCAGCATTTATTGGTGCAGCTGTTGGACGGTTTGCAGGTCGTGCACGCCAAGGGGATTTTGCACCGCGATATCAAGCCGTCGAATATCTATCTGATCGACGGTTACCGGCCGGTCCTGATCGATTTTGGCGCCGCCCGCCGCGTGGTGAGCGGAACCGATACCTCGTTGACCAGCATCGTCACGGTAGGCTTTTCGCCGATTGAACAATACGGCGATGCCGCGGATACCAATATCCGTCAGGGGCCGTGGACCGATATTTATGCTTTGGGCGCCACGCTGTACAAATTGATCACCGGCAGCAAGCCGCCGGAACCGCATTTGCTGATCATGAATGGCCGAACATTATCGACCGCAAACACCAGCGCTACCCGCTATCCGCGGATATTTTTGCAAAGTTTGGACAAAGCCTTGGGCGTTAAGCCGGCCGACCGGTTCCAATCCGCGGCGGAATGGCGCAATGCCCTGGGCGGTTTGCCGGGCATACCCCGCTCGGCAGCGGCGACGTTACGCCAGATTTTGGCTAACCCCTGGCTGCATAGGCTGGCGGGTGTCATGGTCTTGGCGGGGGCGGCATTCGGCGGATATTCCTGGAACACTTGGCAGCGCAATGAAAGCCTGCCCTCGGATCAAGCCGGCGCGGCGAACTTACAAAGTAGACTTGAGGAACTGTCGCAACCGGCTAGCGCGCAAGCGCTAGTCAAGCCCGTATCGATGCCCGCGACTGATGCGGCGCCGAAAGTGCAAATGCGTTACGCGGCGGGGCAAAGCTTTCGGGATTGCGACGAGTGCCCGGAGCTGGTGGTGATTCCCGCCGGCACTTTTACCATGGGCTCGCCGGTCAGCGAACTGCGGCGGCAGGATGACGAAGGCCCCTTGCATCGGGTGACGTTCGCGCAACCTTTTGCGCTGGGTAAGTTTGAAATCACTCGCGAGGACTGGCGGCGTTTTGCCAGGGCCGAAGGCTACCGCGCGGAGGGCTGCGAGGAATGGCGGGATGGCGGTTGGCAACGGAATATGGCGCTGAATTGGGATAATCCCGGTTTTGCGCAGGACGAGGACGAGCCCGCTACGTGTTTGACCTGGGAAGATGCCGCTCATTATGCGAAGTGGCTGACGGCAAAAACCGGCCAACCGTATCGTTTGCCCAGCGAGGCCGAGTGGGAATACGCTGCCCGGGCGGGCGCCATCGACGCGCATTATTGGGGCGAAACGGATAAAGCCATGTGCGCCTATGCCAATGCCGGCAGCAAGGTTTGCGACGACCGGCAAGCCAAGACGTCGGCGGTGGGCGGGTTTCGGCCCAATGCCTTCGGCCTGTACGATATGCTGGGCAACGTGTGGGAATGGACGGCGGACTGTTGGCACGACAGCTACGACGGCGCGCCCACGGACGGAACGGCTTGGCTGACGCGCGGCGACTGCGGCTTAAGGGTGTTACGCGGCGGTAGTTGGCTGGATGCCGCCAATATTACCCGGTTCGCCAATCGGGACAAGGAGACGCCGAACACGGGGGCCAGCATTCACGGATTTCGATTGGCGCGCAATTTAACGCCGGCAACTTAA